The proteins below are encoded in one region of Corvus hawaiiensis isolate bCorHaw1 chromosome 3, bCorHaw1.pri.cur, whole genome shotgun sequence:
- the EIF2AK2 gene encoding interferon-induced, double-stranded RNA-activated protein kinase isoform X2 translates to MDFECMTRINHYCQVYKLTVVYDTINMTGPAHDPEFTVLVKINGEEYGTGSGKSKKEAKAMAAKKTWEMIEKQCKSPSNMAAAELTTTQATLSPALDKDYVSLLNIFSQRTLQIVDYPNRTRTGDAHAPTYSVSCTVSGVLYGKGTGSSLAAAKQAAAKEAYEKIETEGSNGNFTFSKYNNSSQVPNESDSDSDIRFDGSAAKLVEKMKDMAICEKPSPSQRNAQSSALKPKRKLAVNFPNERNKEEEKKKSDSNQGLPDVDTNTGEDNGSPHTVNKTKVEREAEGLARLTHENIVRYHSSWKGYDHIKYSDSSQNSDKKICCLFIQMEFCKQGTLEKWIAKNREDRKYYVMAQNKFLQIVKGVEYIHSEKLIHRDLKPQNIFISHDDKIKIGDFGLVTSVAFETLTEDRGTKSYMAPEQSGARYGKEVDIYALGLIWFEILSTISHHEKTKVWPSVRKGELPEDFTNKFLTEASIIQKMLSTNPSGRISISDLLVLLKSVDKEKSCKNYSC, encoded by the exons ATGGATTTTGAGTGTATGACCAGGATCAACCATTACTGTCAAGTATATAAACTTACAGTGGTTTATGACACCATCAATATGACGGGCCCAGCTCATGATCCTGA GTTCACAGTTTTGGTCAAAATAAATGGTGAGGAATATGGTACGGGCAGTggtaaaagtaaaaaagaagcaaaagcaatGGCAGCAAAAAAAACGTGGGAAATGATTGAGAAACAG tGTAAGAGTCCCTCTAATATGGCTGCTGCAGAGTTAACGACAACTCAAGCAACCTTATCACCTGCACTAGATAAAGATTATGTCAgcctattaaatattttttcacaaagGACGTTGCAAATAGTTGATTATCCTAACAGAACTCGTACTGGAGATGCCCATGCTCCCAC GTATTCTGTTAGCTGTACAGTTAGTGGTGTTTTGTATGGGAAGGGCACTGGATCTTCTCTAGCTGCTGCAAAAcaagctgctgcaaaagaagCATATGAGAAG attgaAACTGAAGGATCTAATGGCAACTTTACATTTAGCAAATACAACAATTCCTCTCAAGTGCCAAATGAGTCTGACTCAGACTCAGA CATTCGCTTTGATGGTTCTGCTGCAAAGTTGgtagaaaaaatgaaagacatGGCAATATGTGAAAAGCCTTCACCTTCTCAG AGAAATGCACAAAGTTCTGCCCTGAAGCCCAAAAG AAAATTGGCAGTTAATTTTCCTaatgaaagaaacaaggaagaagaaaaaaaaaagtcagattcAAATCAAGGTTTGCCAGATGTGGACACAAATACCGGAGAAGATAATGGAAGTCCACACACTGTCAATAAAAC GAAAGTAGAGCGTGAAGCAGAAGGACTTGCAAGACTTACACATGAGAACATAGTGCGGTATCATAGCAGCTGGAAGGGGTATGACCATATAAAGTACTCAGACTCAAG ccAGAATTCTGACAAAAAAATTTGCTGTCTTTTCATCCAAATGGAATTCTGTAAACAAGGGACATTGGAAAAGTGGATTGCAAAAAATAGAGAAGACCGAAAGTATTATGTAATGGCACAAAACAAATTTTTACAAATAGTGAAAGGAGTGGAATATATTCATTCTGAAAAGTTAATTCATCGAGACCTCAAG CCTCAGAATATATTCATATCCCatgatgataaaataaaaataggtgACTTCGGTCTTGTGACTTCTGTGGCATTTGAGACTCTCACTGAGGACAGAGGAACAAAGTCATATATGGCACCAGAACAG TCTGGGGCCAGATATGGAAAGGAAGTAGATATTTATGCACTGGGATTAATTTGGTTTGAAATTCTTTCGACAATCTCTCATCATGAGAAAACTAAG GTATGGCCTTCTGTTAGAAAAGGTGAGCTTCCAGAGGACTTCACCAACAAATTTCTGACAGAG GCGTCCATAATCCAAAAGATGCTTTCAACAAATCCTTCGGGAAGAATCTCTATATCTGACTTACTTGTTCTTCTTAAGTCTGTTGATAAAGAGAAGTCATGCAAGAATTATTCTTGTTAA
- the EIF2AK2 gene encoding interferon-induced, double-stranded RNA-activated protein kinase isoform X1, with translation MDFECMTRINHYCQVYKLTVVYDTINMTGPAHDPEFTVLVKINGEEYGTGSGKSKKEAKAMAAKKTWEMIEKQCKSPSNMAAAELTTTQATLSPALDKDYVSLLNIFSQRTLQIVDYPNRTRTGDAHAPTYSVSCTVSGVLYGKGTGSSLAAAKQAAAKEAYEKIETEGSNGNFTFSKYNNSSQVPNESDSDSDIRFDGSAAKLVEKMKDMAICEKPSPSQRNAQSSALKPKRKLAVNFPNERNKEEEKKKSDSNQGLPDVDTNTGEDNGSPHTVNKTFLENFKNIEPIGEGGFGNVFKATSKCDKITYAIKRVEFTEKVEREAEGLARLTHENIVRYHSSWKGYDHIKYSDSSQNSDKKICCLFIQMEFCKQGTLEKWIAKNREDRKYYVMAQNKFLQIVKGVEYIHSEKLIHRDLKPQNIFISHDDKIKIGDFGLVTSVAFETLTEDRGTKSYMAPEQSGARYGKEVDIYALGLIWFEILSTISHHEKTKVWPSVRKGELPEDFTNKFLTEASIIQKMLSTNPSGRISISDLLVLLKSVDKEKSCKNYSC, from the exons ATGGATTTTGAGTGTATGACCAGGATCAACCATTACTGTCAAGTATATAAACTTACAGTGGTTTATGACACCATCAATATGACGGGCCCAGCTCATGATCCTGA GTTCACAGTTTTGGTCAAAATAAATGGTGAGGAATATGGTACGGGCAGTggtaaaagtaaaaaagaagcaaaagcaatGGCAGCAAAAAAAACGTGGGAAATGATTGAGAAACAG tGTAAGAGTCCCTCTAATATGGCTGCTGCAGAGTTAACGACAACTCAAGCAACCTTATCACCTGCACTAGATAAAGATTATGTCAgcctattaaatattttttcacaaagGACGTTGCAAATAGTTGATTATCCTAACAGAACTCGTACTGGAGATGCCCATGCTCCCAC GTATTCTGTTAGCTGTACAGTTAGTGGTGTTTTGTATGGGAAGGGCACTGGATCTTCTCTAGCTGCTGCAAAAcaagctgctgcaaaagaagCATATGAGAAG attgaAACTGAAGGATCTAATGGCAACTTTACATTTAGCAAATACAACAATTCCTCTCAAGTGCCAAATGAGTCTGACTCAGACTCAGA CATTCGCTTTGATGGTTCTGCTGCAAAGTTGgtagaaaaaatgaaagacatGGCAATATGTGAAAAGCCTTCACCTTCTCAG AGAAATGCACAAAGTTCTGCCCTGAAGCCCAAAAG AAAATTGGCAGTTAATTTTCCTaatgaaagaaacaaggaagaagaaaaaaaaaagtcagattcAAATCAAGGTTTGCCAGATGTGGACACAAATACCGGAGAAGATAATGGAAGTCCACACACTGTCAATAAAAC atttcttgaaaattttaaaaacatagagCCTATTGGTGAAGGTGGTTTTGGGAATGTTTTCAAGGCAACATCAAAGTGTGATAAGATAACCTATGCAATCAAACGAGTTGAATTCACAGA GAAAGTAGAGCGTGAAGCAGAAGGACTTGCAAGACTTACACATGAGAACATAGTGCGGTATCATAGCAGCTGGAAGGGGTATGACCATATAAAGTACTCAGACTCAAG ccAGAATTCTGACAAAAAAATTTGCTGTCTTTTCATCCAAATGGAATTCTGTAAACAAGGGACATTGGAAAAGTGGATTGCAAAAAATAGAGAAGACCGAAAGTATTATGTAATGGCACAAAACAAATTTTTACAAATAGTGAAAGGAGTGGAATATATTCATTCTGAAAAGTTAATTCATCGAGACCTCAAG CCTCAGAATATATTCATATCCCatgatgataaaataaaaataggtgACTTCGGTCTTGTGACTTCTGTGGCATTTGAGACTCTCACTGAGGACAGAGGAACAAAGTCATATATGGCACCAGAACAG TCTGGGGCCAGATATGGAAAGGAAGTAGATATTTATGCACTGGGATTAATTTGGTTTGAAATTCTTTCGACAATCTCTCATCATGAGAAAACTAAG GTATGGCCTTCTGTTAGAAAAGGTGAGCTTCCAGAGGACTTCACCAACAAATTTCTGACAGAG GCGTCCATAATCCAAAAGATGCTTTCAACAAATCCTTCGGGAAGAATCTCTATATCTGACTTACTTGTTCTTCTTAAGTCTGTTGATAAAGAGAAGTCATGCAAGAATTATTCTTGTTAA
- the LOC125323652 gene encoding N-acylneuraminate-9-phosphatase has translation MGLHGVKAVFFDLDNTLIDTAAAGRRAIEEVISALQSKHHYGEEEACSICDKVQAKLLKECHDPAKMCITDLRISHWEEAIQETIGGEANRDLAAECYYLWKTTRLQHLTLAEDTRAMLTELRKGLRLLLLTNGDRQTQREKIEACACQPYFDAVVVGGEQKEEKPAPSIFHYCCDLLGVQPAECVMVGDSLDTDIQGGLNAGLKATVWLNKAMTVPVDTAPVPHYIISSVLDLPAVLQKMEHSINAKLGTDQMASSNEAH, from the exons ATGGGGCTGCACGGCGTCAAGGCGGTGTTTTTCGACCTGGACAACACGCTGATCGACAcggcggcggccgggcggcGCGCCATCGAGGAG GTGATAAGCGCCCTGCAGTCCAAGCACCACTACGGGGAGGAAGAGGCCTGCTCCATCTGCGATAAGGTTCAGGCCAAGCTCCTCAAGGAGTGCCACGATCCCGCCAAGATGTGCATCACCGACCTGCGGATTTCGCACTGGGAGGAGGCGATCCAGGAGACCATCGGGGGGGAGGCGAACCGCGACCTGGCGGCCGAGTGCTATTACCTGTGGAAGACGACGCGGCTGCAGCACCTGACGCTGGCCGAGGACACGCGGGCCATGCTCACCGAGCTGCGGAAAGGCCTCcgcctgctgctcctcaccaaCGGCGACAGGCAGACGCAGAGGGAGAAGATCGAGGCGTGCGCCTGCCAGCCCTACTTCGATGCCGTCGTTGTGGGGGGAgagcagaaagaggagaaaCCGGCGCCATCCATATTTCATTACTGTTGCGATCTCCTGGGGGTGCAGCCCGCAGAGTGTGTGATGGTCGGTGACTCTCTAGATACAGATATTCAAGGAGGCCTGAATGCTGGCTTGAAAGCAACGGTCTGGTTAAACAAAGCAATGACCGTCCCAGTAGATACCGCCCCCGTACCTCATTATATTATTTCTTCTGTACTGGATCTTCCAGCAGTTTTACAGAAGATGGAGCACAGCATTAATGCTAAGCTAGGAACTGACCAAATGGCTAGTAGCAATGAAGCACACTGA